From the genome of Streptomyces sp. SID8374:
CCCGTCCATCGGCGCCCCGGACCCGCTGCCGGCCGCCGCCGCCCCGGCCTGCGGGATCGGCTGAGCCGTACGAGGCGGGCCGCGCGGCGCGGTGGACCGGCCCGCAGGACCGGCTGACGGGCACCCGCCGCCGCGGCCCCGGCACCCCCGGCAAGTACGCTGACCGGCATGCTTGTCGCCGCCGCCGTGTGCCCCTGTCCGCCGCTCCTGGTGCCCGAGGTCGCCGCCGGGGCCGCCCCCGAACTCGACACCGCGCGCGCCGCTTGCCTCGACGCCGTGGGGGTCCTCGCCGCCTCCCGCCCCGACCTGCTCGTGGTCGTCGGCCCGGGGGACGGCCGGACCACCGGGGCCTACCCGGCGGGCGCCCACGGCTCCTTCAGAGGCTTCGGCGTCGCCCTCGACATCACCCTGGGCGAGCCCGACCCGGCCGCGCGGACGGAACCGCTTCCGGACTCCCTCGCCGTCGGCGCCTGGCTGCTGGACCGGGCCCGCTGGGCGGGCGCACCGGTCGAGGGGCTCGCGGTGGACGGGCGCGCCCCCGCCGCCGAGTGCGCCCGGGCCGGACAGGAGCTGGCCGCCCGCGCCGACCGCGTCGCGCTCCTCGTGATGGGCGACGGCAGCGCCTGCCGCACCCTCAAGGCGCCCGGCTATCTCGACGAGCGGGCCGAGGCCTTCGACGCCCGGGCGACGGGGGCGCTGGGCTCCGCCGACCTCGCCGCACTCGACGCGCTGGACGAGACACTCGCGTACGAACTGAAGGCGGTCGGCCGGGCCCCCTGGCAGCTGCTCAGCGGCGCCGCACGGGGCGCGGGCCTCGGCGGCCGGCTGCTGTACGAGGACGCGCCCTACGGGGTGGGCTACACCGTCGCCGCCTGGTCCTGACCTGGACGCACCGACGGCGGCACCGCAGAGTTCCGGCCAGGTCCCGGACGCACCGACGGCGGCACCGGAGAGATCCGGTGCCGCCGTCGGGGGCCTGCCGCTGTCAGGTCAGGAAGCGGGCGGCGGAGTGGGAGGCGTGGTGCCGGGCGTGCCGGGGGTGCCGCCGTCCTTCTGGCCCAGCTTGTCCACGGCCTCCTTGGCCTTGCGCGTACCCGTGTCGATCTTGTCGCTGTACTTGCCCTTGGTCTTCTCGTCGACCGTGCGCGCGGCCTTGTCGAGACCCTGCTCGATCTTGTCCCCGTGCTGCTGCGCGAGGTCGCCGACCTTTTCCTTTGCCGGTTCCAGCTTGGCCTTCAGATTGTCCAGGAACCCCATTGGGTCACCTTCCGTGCAGTGAGGACGGTCTGCGGGAGCGTTCTCCCGCCCCCCATTGTCCGTCACCTCTCCCTCCCTGCCGACTCCAACCGCCCTCCGGCGCTCTCCTGACGCTCTTCCACGCTTTCGGCGGTGTGCGGGAGCGCCCCGGAGATTTGGGAGACTGTCCCGGTGAACCATCCCGTTTCAGCCCCCCGCGTCATCACCGTCGTCGGCCCCACCGCGGCCGGAAAATCCGATCTGGGGGTCTTCCTCGCCCGGGAGCTCGGCGGAGAGGTGGTCAACGCCGACTCCATGCAGCTCTACCGCGGGATGGACATCGGTACGGCGAAGATGACGCCGGCCGAGCGCGCGGGCGTCCCGCACCACCTGCTGGACATCTGGGACGTCACCGAGGCCGCCAGCGTCGCCGAGTACCAGCGCCTGGCCCGGCTGGAGATCGACCGGCTCCTCGCCCAGGGCCGTACACCGATCCTCGTGGGCGGCTCCGGGCTGTACGTGAAGGGCGCCATCGACGCTCTGGAGTTCCCCGGTACGGACCCCGAGGTGCGCGGCCGCCTCGAACAGGAGCTGGCCGAGCGCGGCTCCGGCTTCCTGCACCAGCGGCTCGCCGCCGAGGACCCCGGTGCCGCCCGGTCGATCCTCGCGAGCAACGGCCGCCGGATCGTCCGCGCCCTCGAAGTCATCGAGATCACCGGCAAGCCCTTCACCGCCAACCTCCCCGGCGACGAGCCGGTCTACGAGGCCGTGCAGATCGGCGTCGACGTGGAGCGCCCCGAGCTGGACGAGCGCATCGCCCTGCGTGTCGACCGCATGTGGGAGGCCGGCCTCGTCGACGAGGTGCGTGCCCTGGAGGCGTCCGGGCTGCGCGAGGGGCTGACCGCCTCACGGGCGCTGGGCTACCAGCAGATCCTCGCGGCGCTCGCGGGGGAGTGCACGGAACAGGAGGCGCGCGCCGAGACCGTGCGCGCCACCAAGCGCTTCGCGCGCCGGCAGGACTCCTGGTTCCGCCGCGACCCGCGCGTCCACTGGCTGGGTGGCGGACACCGTGACCGGGAAGAACTCCCGCACCGGGCGCTGACGTTGATCGAACGAGCGGTCACAGCCTGATCACGTGATGGCATCGGGACGCTCCGCCCGTCAATTCGGCCCCCGTGATCGTGCCATCATCGAGCATCGATCCACCAGTGGAGTCCGAGTTGGGAGGGCGCGTGGCGATGGAGGCCGGCCCTCGCGACACGGAACAGCACGACGTACCGCCGCCGCGGGAGATCGCGGGGCGGCTGAGTCCCGACGGGCCCGACGAGCAGGACGTGGCCCCGGAGGTCGAGGTCGAGTTGCGGCCCGCCCGCAGGCTGCGGATCTGGCAGCTCGCGCCCATCATCATGCTGGCCGCCGTCGGCTCCCTGATGTTCGCCTTCCCGCTCGCCTTCGAGTTCGGTGACGGCGGCGCCGTGGTCGCCATGCTGGGGCTCCTGATCAGCTGCTGCGCGGCCGGCTGGGGCATGATGGCGGCCCGCCGCGTCGGCCACACCTGGCCCGGCCTGCCGGCCAGGGGTTCGGGCGACCGCCCCGACTGGCGCGTGATCGCCCTGTACGTCGTCATGGGCACCGGACTGGTCGCCCTCGCCGTCTGGCGCGTGGCCCGCCTGCGCTGACTTCAGCGCGTGGCCCCGCGGCGCTGACGCGCCCAGGGCCTCCGGCCTCGCGGAGTGTCGGTGGCGGCTCGTACAGTTGGCCTGTGAGCACTTCGCAGATCACCTTCCTCAAGGGTCACGGCACCGAGAACGACTTCGTGATCGTCCCCGACCCGGACAACGCCCTCGCGCTGCCCGCCTCCGTCGTCGCCCGGATCTGCGACCGCAGGGCCGGCATCGGCGGGGACGGCCTGCTGCACGTGGTCCGCTCCGCGGCCCACCCCGAGGCCAGGTCCATGGCCGCCGAGGCCGAGTGGTTCATGGACTACCGCAACGCGGACGGTTCGGTCGCCGAGATGTGTGGCAACGGGGTCCGCGTCTTCGCCCACCACCTCCAGCGCGAGGGGCTCGTCGAGGAGGGCGGCCTCGCCGTCGCCACCCGGGGCGGCGTCAAGCAGGTGCACATCGCCAAGGACGGCGACATCACCGTCTCCATGGGGCGCGCCCTGCTGCCCGAGGAGAGCGCCACGGTTGCCGTCGGGGAGCGCAGCTGGCCCTCCCGCAACGTCAACATGGGCAACCCGCACGCCGTGGCCTTCGTCGAGGACCTCGACCACGCCGGAGACCTGCTCTCCGCCCCGCCGGTCAGCCCCGCCGCGGTCTACCCCGACGGCGTCAACGTCGAGTTCGTCGTCGACCGGGGCCCGCGCCACGTCGCCATGCGCGTCCACGAGCGAGGCTCCGGCGAGACCCGCTCCTGCGGCACCGGCGCCTGCGCGGTCGCCGTCGCCACCGCCCGCCGCGACGGCACGGACCCGGCGGTGACCGGCCTCCCCGCGACGTACCGGGTGGACCTCCCCGGCGGCACCCTGACCATCACCGAGCACCCGGACGGCTCGGTCGACATGACCGGCGCCGCCGTGATCGTCGCCGAGGGCACCATCGACCCGGCCTGGCTGGAATCGGTCGCGGTCTGACCGGTAAGCGCCGGGTGGCCGACCGCCCGGCTCGAAACGGTGATCGGTCCGGGCTTCGCTCGAATGGGTGATCCGTTTCACGCTGGGCGAGAGCCGGTCTGCGCCACGTGGTGGGGTCGATAGCATCAAGCACCGGCCCGGAGAAGCGTCCGCCTCTCCCCACCGCCGGTCGACGTTGCCGGAGGTGCCCATGAGTGCAGAGGCCGCCGATCCCGCCGCCGTGCCCCGCAGGCGGAGCCGGCCCAGGATCGATCTGCGCAGACTGGGCCGGGTGGCGCTGCTCGGCCCGGTCTCCCGCGACCGGCTGCCCGACGCCATCGGCCATGTCGCCGACGCGCACCGCGCCCACCACCCCGACGCCGACCTGGGCATCCTGCACCGCGCCTACGTCCTCGCGGAGTCCTCGCACCGGGGCCAGATGCGCAAGAGCGGCGAGCCGTACATCACGCACCCGCTGGCCGTCACCCTGATCCTCGCCGAGCTCGGCGCCGAGACCACCACCCTGACCGCCTCCCTCCTCCACGACACCGTCGAGGACACCGAGGTGACCCTCGATCAGGTACGGGAGCAGTTCGGCGAAGAGGTCTGCTACCTCGTCGACGGTGTCACCAAACTCGAAAAGGTCGACTACGGAGCCGCCGCCGAGCCGGAGACCTTCCGCAAGATGCTCGTCGCCACCGGCAACGACGTCCGGGTCATGTCCATCAAGCTCGCCGACCGGCTGCACAACATGCGCACCCTCACCGTGATGCGCCCCGAGAAGCAGGCCCGGATCGCCAAGGTCACCCGGGACGTCCTCATCCCGCTGGCCGAACGGCTCGGCGTCCAGGCGCTCAAGACCGAGCTCGAAGACCTGGTCTTCGCGATCCTGAACCCCGAGGAGTACGAGGACACCCGCGCCCTCATCGCCGCCGCGACGGACGGCGGGGACCCGCTGTCCGCCATCGCCGACAGTGTCCGGGCCACCCTGCGGGAGGCGGGCATCGGCGCCGAGGTCCTCATCAGGCCGCGCCACTTCGTCTCCGTCCACCGGGTCCGCAGGAAACGCGGCGAGCTGCGCCCCACCGACTTCGGCCGGCTGCTCGTCCTGGTCGGCGAGGACGCCGACTGCTACGCGGTCCTCGGTGAGCTGCACACCTGCTTCACGCCGGTGATCTCCGAGTTCAAGGACTTCATCGCCGCCCCCAAGTTCAACCTGTACCAGTCGCTGCACACCGCCGTCGTCGGCCCCGAGGGAGCCGTCGCCGAGGTCCTCATCCGTACGCACCGGATGCACAAGGTGGCCGAGGCGGGCGTCGTCGCCCTGGGCAACCCGTACGCCCACGACACGGCCACCGCCCACGACGGCACCACCGCCGCTCAGGCCGAGCCGTCCGACGAGCGCGCCGACCCGACCCGGCCCGGCTGGCTCTCCCGGCTGCTGGACTGGCAGGAGTCCGCCACCGACCCGGACACCTTCTGGACCACCCTGCGCGCCGACCTCGCCCAGGACCGCGAGATCACCGTCTTCCGCACCGACGGCGGCACCCTCGGCCTGCCCGCCGGGGCCAGCTGTGTCGACGCCGCCTACGCCCAGCACGGGGAGCGGGCGCACGCCTGCATCGGCGCCCGGGTCAACGGCCGCCTCGCCACCCTCTCCACCGTCCTCAGCGACGGCGACACCGTCCAGCTGCTGCTCGCCCAGGACACCGCCTCCGGCCCCTCGCCCGAGTGGCTGGACCACGCCCGCACCCCCGCCGCCCGCATCGCGATCACCGGCTGGCTCTCCGCCCACCCCGACGGACCGGGCCCGGAGGCCGAGGGCCTCGCGGAGCAGGCGGCCGACGGCCCGCAGTCCACCGCGCCCGCCCGCACCCGGTCCGGCGGGCGCGCCGCCAACGTCGTCGTCGACGGTCCGGAGAGCCCCACCCGCCTGGCCGGCTGCTGTACGCCGGTGCCTCCGGACGAGGTGGTCGGCATCGTGGTCCGGGGCGGCGCCGTCACCGTGCACCGCCAGGAATGTCCCGCCGTCGCCCGGATGCGGGAGATCGGCCGCGCCCCCGTCGCGGCCCGCTGGCGCGAGGAGGAGGACGGCCGACGCGACACCGCCGCCTGCCGGGTCACCCTCGTCGCCGAGTCCTTCGGACGCCCCCGGCTGCTCGCCGACCTCACCGAGGCGATCGCCACGGCCGACGCGGCCATCGTCTCCGCCACCGTGGAGCCGCCCAGCCAGCAGCGCGTACGCCACACCTACACGCTCCAGCTCCCGGACGCCGCCGGACTGCCCGCCCTGATGCGGGCGATGCGCGAGGTCGCCGGGGTCTACGACGTCAGCCGCGCCCAGCACCCGGCCGCCACCGGCTGAGGGACCGTTCCGGCGGCCGCCACCAGCTGACCACCCCCGCCCCGGGGAGGCCGCCTCGTTCGGGTGGTGCGGGCGCGGCAGCGCCGGGAGAGCGCCCGGCGCTGATAGCGGTAGTCCATGCCGCACCTCTCCCGCCGCCTGCGGGCCGCGCTCCTGGCCACCGCATCGCTCTCCCTCGTCGCCGCCGCCCTGCCCGCCCCCGAGCCCCTGGGCATCGGTGACCGGCTCTTCCCCGAGCTGGGCAACCCCGGCTACGACGTCCTCACGTACGACCTCTCCTTCACGTACCACGGCAGCAACACCAAGCCCCTGGACGCCGTCACCAAGATCAGGGCCCGCACCACCGCACCGCTGGAGCGGATCAACCTCGACTTCGCCCGGGGCACCGTCCAGGGCGTCGAGGTCAACGGGCAGGCCGCCGACTTCGGCAGCAAGAACGAGGACCTGATCCTCCAGGCCCCCCGCCGCCTCCCCGCAGGCGTACCGCTGAACATCACCGTCCGGCACACCAGCGACCCGTCCGGCACCTCCGGCAACGGCGGCTGGATCCGTACCGCCGACGGCCTCGCCATGGCCAACCAGGCCGACGCCGCCCACCGGGTCTTCCCCAGCAACGACCACCCCTCGGACAAGGCGCACTTCACCTTCCGTATCACCGCCCCCAAGGACCTCACGGCCGTCGCCAACGGGCTGCCCGCCGGCCGGACCCGTAACGGCACCACGACCACCTGGACCTACCGCACCCAGCACCCCATGGCCACCGAGCTGGCCCAGGTCTCCATCGGCCGCTCCCACGTCCACCACCACACCGGACCGCACGGCCTCCCGCTGCGTGACGTCGTCCCGGCCGCCGACCGGGAGAAGCTGGAGCCCTGGCTGAAGAAGACCCCCGCCCAGCTGGAGTGGATGGAGCGGCGGGTCGGCCGCTACCCCTTCGAGACGTACGGAGTCCTCGTCGCCGACAGCCGCATCGGCTTCGCCCTGGAGACCCAGACGATCTCGCTCTTCGGCAGGACGCTCTTCACTGAGCCGGCCTACCCCGAGTGGTACGTCGACTCCGTCATGGTCCACGAACTGGCCCACCAGTGGTTCGGCAACAGCGTCACCCCCGCCTCCTGGTCCGACCTCTGGCTCAACGAGGGACACGCCAGCTGGTACGAGGCCCTGTACGCGGAGGAGAACGGCGGAGCGACCCTGGAGCGGCGGATGCGAGAGGCGTACAAGCTCTCCGACGGCTGGCGGGCGAACGGCGGCCCGCCCGCGCACCCGGACGGCCCGGCCGAGGGCGAGAAGCTCTCCCTGTTCCGGCCCGTCGTCTACGACGGCAGCGCCCTGGTGCTCTACGCCCTGCGCCAGGAGATCGGCACGGACGCCTTCGACCGGTTGCAGCGCGCCTGGGTACGGAACCACCGCGACGGTACGGCGACCACGGCGGACTTCACCCGGCTGGCGTCCGGCATCGCGGGACGGGACCTGACCGCCTTCTTCGAGGCCTGGCTGTACGGGAAGAAGACCCCGCCCATGCCCGGACACCCCGACTGGAGTGCGGCCGAACCCGCTGCCACCCCCTGAGCGCGGGGGAAAACCCCAGTGACGGGCCCGGTGGGGCCGTGCCACTATCGACACGTCTCCACGGCGGGCCCCACCGGATTCCCCGGCGGGAGTGATCGGGAATCATCCGGACAGATCACACGTTGTGACTGACGTAAAGACTTCTATCGACGTAAGGATCCAATGACCTCCTCTTCTTCCCTTCCCCAGGACGCGCAGGACGCGCAGAGCGCCACGGAGAACATCCCCGAGAGCCTCACCGAGAGCCTTCGGGCCGACGCCCTGATGGAAGAGGACGTCGCCTGGAGCCAGGAGATCGACGGAGCGCGCGACGGCGACCAGCTGGACCGCTCCGAGCGTGCCGCCCTGCGGCGCGTCGCCGGTCTCTCCACGGAGCTCGAGGACGTCACCGAGGTCGAGTACCGACAGCTGCGCCTGGAGCGCGTCGTGCTGGTCGGTGTCTGGACCTCGGGGACGGTGCGTGACGCGGAGATCTCCCTCGCGGAGCTCGCCGCCCTCGCCGAGACGGCGGGCGCACAGGTCCTGGACGCGGTGTACCAGCGGCGCGACAAGCCCGACCCGGCGACCTACATCGGTTCCGGCAAGGCGCTGGAGCTGCGCGACATCGTCCTGGAGTCCGGGGCCGACACCGTCATCTGCGACGGTGAGCTCAGCCCGGGCCAGCTGATCCACCTGGAAGACGTCGTCAAGGTGAAGGTGGTCGACCGGACCGCCCTCATCCTCGACATCTTCGCCCAGCACGCCAAGTCCCGTGAGGGCAAGGCGCAGGTCTCCCTGGCGCAGATGCAGTACATGCTGCCGCGACTGCGCGGCTGGGGTCAGTCGCTCTCCCGTCAGATGGGCGGCGCCGGTTCCGGCGGCGGTGGCGGCATGGCCACCCGTGGCCCCGGTGAGACCAAGATCGAGACGGACCGGCGACGGATCCGCGAGAAGATGGCGAAGATGCGCCGGGAGATCGCGGAGATGAAGACCGGCCGCGAGATCAAGCGGCAGGAGCGCAAGCGCAACAAGGTGCCCTCCGTCGCCATCGCCGGATACACCAACGCCGGCAAGTCCTCGCTGCTCAACCGCCTCACCGGAGCCGGTGTCCTGGTGGAGAACGCCCTGTTCGCCACCCTGGACCCGACCGTGCGCCGGGCCGAGACGCCGAGCGGCCGCATCTACACCCTCGCCGACACCGTCGGGTTCGTACGGCACCTGCCGCACCACCTGGTCGAGGCGTTCCGCTCCACCATGGAGGAGGTCGGCGAATCCGATCTCATCCTGCACGTGGTGGATGGCTCGCACCCGGTGCCGGAGGAGCAGCTCGCCGCCGTGCGCGAGGTGATCCGGGACGTCGGCGCGGTCGACGTACGCGAGATCGTCGTGATCAACAAGGCGGACGCGGCGGACCCGCTGGTCCTCCAGCGGCTGCTGCGCAACGAGAAGTACGCGATCGCCGTCTCGGCCCGCACCGGTGCCGGGATCGAGGAGCTGCTCGCGCTCATCGACGCCGAGCTGCCGCGCCCGTCCGTCGAGATCGAGGTGCTCGTGCCGTACATCCAGGGGGCGCTGGTCTCCCGGGTGCACGCCGAGGGTGAGGTCCTCTCCGAGGAGCACACCGCCGAGGGCACCCTGCTCAAGGCCCAGGTCCACGAGGAACTGGCCGCGGAGCTGGGGACGTTCGTCCCCGTAGCGCACTGACCCGTAGCGCACTGACCCGTAGTGCACTGATCCATAGCGCACTGATCAGCGCACGACGCAGGACATGATCACCGCACGGCGCGGGCCGTGATGGCGTGACGTGGACGCCCGACCGGGATCTCCCGGCCGGGCGTCACCCGTTCCCGGGGGCCTGACGCTCCGCGGCGGCGTGGGCGTCCTCGTACCCCGGGGGCACGAAGCACGCGGTCACGGTCTTGCCGTCCCGCTGCGGATGGTGCTGCCAGCTGTCGGCCAGCGCGTCCACGATGGCCATACCGCGGCCACCGAGCGCGCCCGGGTCGTCCGCGCGCTGCGCGGGCGGCTGCGAGCTGGAGTCATGGACGCTGACGTGCAGACAGGTGCTGTCCCACGTCAGGATGAGCTGGGCGTCGCTGTGGGCGTGCTTGTGCGCGTTGGTGATCAGCTCGGAGACGGCTATGAGCACCGAGTCCACGGTGTCGGGCGCGTTCCGGGCCCACTCCAGGGATTCGAGGTGCTCGCGCGCCCAGTGCCGTCCCGCGCGCACTCCTTGGGCGATGGGGAAGGACTGTGCCCAGCCCACCGCCCTCATCGTGGAATCGGTCATGGCCATGCCTCTCGGTCGGTCCACGGGATTCGGCGCTCGGTCGCCTACCGTGTACCCGCCGGAACGCCGAACACCGTCCCGCCGGGGGGCGGAACGGTGTTCACGGATGTCGAGCGCGGGCGGGGGCCCTAATTACTGGCCCGCGTACTTCTCACTGACGGCGCGGTAGACGCCCTCGGCCTCCTTGCCGAGCCGGGGACCGGCCAGCCAGCCCGCCGAGACCGGGCCGATCGAGGTGTTGGAGACCAGGGCGGGCTTGCCGTCCGAGCCTGCCGCGACCCAGCCGCCGCCGGAGGAACCGCCGGTCATGGTGCAGCCGATGCGGTACATCGTCGGCTCGTTCTGGCGGACCGAGAGGCGGCCCGGCTTGTCCTTGCACTGGAGCAGCTTCTGGCCGTCGAACGGCGGCGCGGCCGGGTAGCCGGTGGCCGTCATGGAGGCGATCTGCGGTACGGCGGGGGCGTTGAAGTCGACCGGCAGCGCCGAACCGACCGTCTCCTCCAGCGACTTGCCCGTCGAACCCTTCTCGGGCGTCACATGCAGCACCGCGAAGTCGTACGGGGCACCCTGCCCGCCGGTCGAGGCGCCCTGGGCGATCCACTGCTCGGAGGTCTGGGCCCACCGGCCCCACCAGACACCGTAGGGAGCGATCTTCTCCTTGGGCGCGGTCTCCAGCTCCGTGAGCGAGAGGTTGTCGTTGTTGTACGACGGGACGAAGGCGATGTTGCGGTACCAGCCGCCCGCCTTGCCTGCGTGCACACAGTGCCCGGCGGTCCACACCATGTTGGACTTGCCGGGGTTCGCCGGGTCCTTCACCACGGTCGCGGAACAGACCATGGAGCCCTGGGGGCCGTCGAAGAGCAGCTTCCCGGACTCCGGGGCGTTGTCGTGGTACGGCGTCGCGACACCGGCCGCCTGTACGGGGGCGGGGGTCGGGTCCGTCACACCGTCGTCGCCGGAGATGTCGTTGTCGACCGGGTTCTCCGGGGGCTTCTCGGCCTCCCGCATCCGGTCCGGGTCCCAGAGTCCGTCGATGATCGGGTTGACGAAGTCCTTGGCCTCACGCAGCCACTTGTCCTTGTCCCAGTTCTTCCACTCGCCGCCCCGCCACTTGTCCGGGTCGATCCCGTGCTCCTTGAGCCGGTCCTTGAGATCGTCCGGGATGGTGACCTTGCCGTCGGCCTGTCCGGCCGAGGCGCTGGGAGTCCTACCGCCCGCGTTGTCCTCCTCCGGACCGCAGGCGGTGGCGGTGAGCGCCAGGACGGCGACGGCCGCCGTCGCGGCGAGCACGCCGGAGGGCATGCGCCGTACGCGCCTGCCGCGGCGTGCGGTGTCGGTCGGGCGAATGGGTCGCATCTGGTGATCCCCCTGGGACTTCGTCACTCGGTACTCCGTGCAGCTTTTCGGACACTTCGGGCCGTAAGGCAGCTGTTTCCGGCCGTCGGTGCGGCCCCCACTATGCCGGTGCCGATGGGGACGGTACGAGGCAGGTCCGCGGTTCCGTCCCCGCAAGGATGTTCCGATTTACCCGTGATCCCTTGCGGTCGGCGTCGTTGGTACGTACGGGGGACACCAGGACAGCGTTCACCCCCTCACTCCGTCCACGCCGAAACGTGCCGACGTGCAACGCAACTGTTACCGCAGGAGGATCAAGAGCCGTGTCCGTGACCGAACCCGCTCCGGTGGCACCGCCTCCCGCACCCCCCGTGCACGAGGGCATCCTCCGCCGCCAGTCGCTGCGCGAGTCGGCCGCCCGCACCTATGCGCGGTCCCTGCCGATCGTCCCCGTCCGGGCGCGCGGGCTCACCATCGAGGGCGCGGACGGACGGCGCTATCTGGACTGTCTGTCCGGCGCGGGCACCCTGGCGCTCGGCCACAACCACCCGGTCGTGCTCGAAGCGATCCGGAAGGTCATCGACTCGGGCGCCCCGCTGCACGTGCTGGACCTCGCCACCCCGGTCAAGGACGCCTTCACCACCGAGCTGTTCGCCACCCTGCCGCGCGAGTTCGCCGACAACGCCCGCATCCAGTTCTGCGGCCCCGCCGGTACGGACGCCGTCGAGGCCGCCTTCAAGCTGGTCCGCGCCGCCACCGGCCGCGACGGCCTGCTGACCTTCACCGGTGCGTACCACGGCATGACGGCCGGGGCGCTGGGGGCCTCCGGCGGCGCCCGGGACGTCCGGGTGACCCGGCTGCCGTTCCCGCAGGACTACCGCTGCCCGTTCGGGATCGGCGGCGAGCGCGGCGCGGCCCTCGGCGCACGGTGGACGGAACATCTGCTGGACGACGAGAAGGGCGGCGTCCCGGCCCCGGCGGGGATGATCCTGGAGCCGGTCCAGGGCGAGGGCGGCGTCAACCCCGCCCCGGACACCTGGCTCCGCAGGATGCGCGAGATCACCCGGGCCCGGTCCATCCCGCTCATCGCCGACGAGGTGCAGACCGGCGTCGGCAGGACCGGCGCCTTCTGGGCGGTGGAGCACAGCGGCATCGTGCCGGACGTCATGGTCCTGTCCAAGGCGATCGGCGGATCCCTCCCGCTCGCGGTCATCGTCTACCGCTCTGAGCTGGACCTCTGGCAGCCGGGCGCCCACGCGGGTACGTTTCGTGGCAACCAGCTCGCCATGGCGGCGGGCGCGGCCACCCTCGCGTACGTCCGGGAGAACGGGCTGGCGGAGCGGGCGGCGGCCTTGGGCGCCCGAATGCTCGACAGCCTGCGGAAGTTGCGGGCGGACCATCCGGGGATCGGCGACGTACGGGGGCGCGGACTGATGATCGGCCTGGAGCTGGTGGACCCCGAGGCCGCGCCCCTGCCGGCCGAGGCCGACGACCACGCCCCGGCCCCGCCGCCGGACCCGGCCCTCGCCCGCGCCGTCCAGCAGGAGTGCCTGGACCGAGGCCTCATCGTCGAACTGGGCGGTCGGCACAGTGCCGTTGTCCGCCTTCTCCCCCCGCTCACCCTCACCGACGAGCAGGCGAGTGCCGTCGTCGACCGTCTGGCCGACGCGCTGGCAGCCGCGGAGCGTTCGC
Proteins encoded in this window:
- the miaA gene encoding tRNA (adenosine(37)-N6)-dimethylallyltransferase MiaA, with product MNHPVSAPRVITVVGPTAAGKSDLGVFLARELGGEVVNADSMQLYRGMDIGTAKMTPAERAGVPHHLLDIWDVTEAASVAEYQRLARLEIDRLLAQGRTPILVGGSGLYVKGAIDALEFPGTDPEVRGRLEQELAERGSGFLHQRLAAEDPGAARSILASNGRRIVRALEVIEITGKPFTANLPGDEPVYEAVQIGVDVERPELDERIALRVDRMWEAGLVDEVRALEASGLREGLTASRALGYQQILAALAGECTEQEARAETVRATKRFARRQDSWFRRDPRVHWLGGGHRDREELPHRALTLIERAVTA
- a CDS encoding HD domain-containing protein, whose protein sequence is MSAEAADPAAVPRRRSRPRIDLRRLGRVALLGPVSRDRLPDAIGHVADAHRAHHPDADLGILHRAYVLAESSHRGQMRKSGEPYITHPLAVTLILAELGAETTTLTASLLHDTVEDTEVTLDQVREQFGEEVCYLVDGVTKLEKVDYGAAAEPETFRKMLVATGNDVRVMSIKLADRLHNMRTLTVMRPEKQARIAKVTRDVLIPLAERLGVQALKTELEDLVFAILNPEEYEDTRALIAAATDGGDPLSAIADSVRATLREAGIGAEVLIRPRHFVSVHRVRRKRGELRPTDFGRLLVLVGEDADCYAVLGELHTCFTPVISEFKDFIAAPKFNLYQSLHTAVVGPEGAVAEVLIRTHRMHKVAEAGVVALGNPYAHDTATAHDGTTAAQAEPSDERADPTRPGWLSRLLDWQESATDPDTFWTTLRADLAQDREITVFRTDGGTLGLPAGASCVDAAYAQHGERAHACIGARVNGRLATLSTVLSDGDTVQLLLAQDTASGPSPEWLDHARTPAARIAITGWLSAHPDGPGPEAEGLAEQAADGPQSTAPARTRSGGRAANVVVDGPESPTRLAGCCTPVPPDEVVGIVVRGGAVTVHRQECPAVARMREIGRAPVAARWREEEDGRRDTAACRVTLVAESFGRPRLLADLTEAIATADAAIVSATVEPPSQQRVRHTYTLQLPDAAGLPALMRAMREVAGVYDVSRAQHPAATG
- a CDS encoding antitoxin, with product MGFLDNLKAKLEPAKEKVGDLAQQHGDKIEQGLDKAARTVDEKTKGKYSDKIDTGTRKAKEAVDKLGQKDGGTPGTPGTTPPTPPPAS
- a CDS encoding class III extradiol dioxygenase subunit B-like domain-containing protein, coding for MLVAAAVCPCPPLLVPEVAAGAAPELDTARAACLDAVGVLAASRPDLLVVVGPGDGRTTGAYPAGAHGSFRGFGVALDITLGEPDPAARTEPLPDSLAVGAWLLDRARWAGAPVEGLAVDGRAPAAECARAGQELAARADRVALLVMGDGSACRTLKAPGYLDERAEAFDARATGALGSADLAALDALDETLAYELKAVGRAPWQLLSGAARGAGLGGRLLYEDAPYGVGYTVAAWS
- the dapF gene encoding diaminopimelate epimerase; its protein translation is MSTSQITFLKGHGTENDFVIVPDPDNALALPASVVARICDRRAGIGGDGLLHVVRSAAHPEARSMAAEAEWFMDYRNADGSVAEMCGNGVRVFAHHLQREGLVEEGGLAVATRGGVKQVHIAKDGDITVSMGRALLPEESATVAVGERSWPSRNVNMGNPHAVAFVEDLDHAGDLLSAPPVSPAAVYPDGVNVEFVVDRGPRHVAMRVHERGSGETRSCGTGACAVAVATARRDGTDPAVTGLPATYRVDLPGGTLTITEHPDGSVDMTGAAVIVAEGTIDPAWLESVAV
- a CDS encoding M1 family metallopeptidase, with translation MPHLSRRLRAALLATASLSLVAAALPAPEPLGIGDRLFPELGNPGYDVLTYDLSFTYHGSNTKPLDAVTKIRARTTAPLERINLDFARGTVQGVEVNGQAADFGSKNEDLILQAPRRLPAGVPLNITVRHTSDPSGTSGNGGWIRTADGLAMANQADAAHRVFPSNDHPSDKAHFTFRITAPKDLTAVANGLPAGRTRNGTTTTWTYRTQHPMATELAQVSIGRSHVHHHTGPHGLPLRDVVPAADREKLEPWLKKTPAQLEWMERRVGRYPFETYGVLVADSRIGFALETQTISLFGRTLFTEPAYPEWYVDSVMVHELAHQWFGNSVTPASWSDLWLNEGHASWYEALYAEENGGATLERRMREAYKLSDGWRANGGPPAHPDGPAEGEKLSLFRPVVYDGSALVLYALRQEIGTDAFDRLQRAWVRNHRDGTATTADFTRLASGIAGRDLTAFFEAWLYGKKTPPMPGHPDWSAAEPAATP